From Panthera uncia isolate 11264 chromosome X, Puncia_PCG_1.0, whole genome shotgun sequence, the proteins below share one genomic window:
- the LOC125932219 gene encoding SH3 domain-binding glutamic acid-rich-like protein 3, translated as MSSIKVYYTSVSGSREVKQRQEEVTRILDTYKIKYELIDISVSLKILQEMRTKVSTPRALPPQIFNGQEYCGDFEMFHKAKENKEILKFLKME; from the exons ATGAGCTCCATTAAAGTCTATTACACCAGCGTGTCAGGGTCTAGAGAg GTgaagcagagacaggaagaagtTACCAGAATTTTAgatacttacaaaataaaatatgaattaatagATATTTCTGTGAGTTTGAAAATACTTCAGGAAATGAGGACTAAAGTTTCTACCCCTAGGGCTCTGCCACCTCAGATATTCAATGGCCAAGAATATTGTGGG gattttgaaatgtttcataagGCAAAGGAGAACAAAGAGATTCTGAAATTCCTGAAGATGGAATGA